One segment of Candidatus Woesearchaeota archaeon DNA contains the following:
- the infB gene encoding translation initiation factor IF-2, translating into MQNIRSPICTVVGHVDHGKSTFLDKIRGSSIVDTEPGQITQAIGASLIPISTVRQICGPLVERMNMKITIQGLLFIDTPGHAAFSSLRKRGGTLADIAVLVVDINEGFKPQTIEAIEMLKQFRVPFVVAANKLDLIPGWVAKENDICFLDALKAQNENAQQTLDRKLYETVGKLFEHGFNSERFDRVSDYTKQIAIVPISAKMGIGIQETLMVIAGLAQKFLENNLRLDVAGPAKGTILEIKNIKGMGTCIDLIIYDGILKAGDIIVIGDMEKPIVTKVRAIFEPAPLSETRDAKSKFHSVKESKAASAVRLSAPDVENAVAGMPLRAATEETLEAAKEAVQKEVKEVILETDKNGIIVKADTLGSLEALLNMLRDRKIPLRKAAVGNISKKDISDAESNYDENPLDSVILGFNVVVPPDVVQLQKVKIFTNNIIYKLIEDFEKWKIDEARRIEASAVDLLTRPCKIELMRNYVFRQSNPAILGIEVLSGTLKSDMPLMKNGHALTSARSIQHEKETVSQAEKGKQMAVSMDGVTVGRQIVEGDILYSAIPEADFRKLKELKKYLSKDEMETLKEIAGIMRKENPIWGV; encoded by the coding sequence ATGCAGAATATCCGGAGCCCTATTTGCACAGTAGTGGGACATGTAGACCACGGAAAAAGCACCTTTCTTGATAAGATTAGAGGGAGTTCCATTGTTGACACTGAACCCGGCCAGATCACGCAGGCAATAGGCGCCTCCCTCATACCCATCAGCACGGTCAGGCAGATTTGCGGTCCGCTGGTGGAACGGATGAACATGAAAATAACAATCCAGGGCTTATTATTCATAGACACCCCTGGCCATGCGGCATTCTCAAGCTTGAGAAAAAGGGGAGGTACCCTTGCTGACATTGCTGTCCTTGTTGTTGACATAAATGAAGGCTTCAAGCCGCAGACAATAGAGGCCATAGAGATGCTGAAGCAGTTCAGGGTGCCATTTGTGGTTGCCGCAAATAAATTAGACCTTATACCGGGATGGGTTGCTAAGGAGAATGATATTTGCTTTTTGGATGCGCTGAAAGCACAGAATGAAAATGCCCAGCAAACCCTTGACAGAAAGCTCTATGAGACAGTGGGCAAGCTTTTTGAGCACGGATTTAATTCCGAACGCTTTGACAGGGTAAGCGACTACACAAAGCAGATAGCAATTGTGCCGATTTCCGCAAAAATGGGGATAGGGATACAGGAAACGCTTATGGTCATTGCGGGCCTGGCACAGAAATTCCTGGAAAACAACCTTAGATTGGATGTGGCGGGCCCTGCTAAGGGCACAATCCTTGAAATCAAAAACATAAAAGGCATGGGCACATGCATTGACCTCATTATTTATGACGGAATCCTGAAAGCAGGTGACATCATAGTGATTGGCGACATGGAAAAGCCAATTGTAACTAAAGTCAGGGCAATATTTGAGCCAGCTCCCCTCTCTGAGACAAGGGATGCAAAGAGCAAATTCCATTCCGTGAAGGAAAGCAAGGCAGCATCTGCAGTCAGGCTCTCTGCGCCGGACGTTGAAAATGCGGTTGCAGGAATGCCACTGAGAGCAGCAACTGAAGAGACTCTTGAAGCAGCCAAAGAAGCAGTGCAAAAAGAGGTCAAGGAAGTCATACTCGAGACAGACAAGAATGGGATTATTGTCAAGGCTGACACCCTTGGAAGCCTTGAAGCCTTATTGAACATGCTGAGGGACAGGAAGATTCCACTGCGCAAGGCAGCTGTCGGCAACATCTCAAAAAAGGACATTTCAGATGCTGAAAGCAATTATGACGAAAACCCGCTGGACTCTGTGATATTGGGATTCAATGTTGTGGTGCCGCCGGATGTAGTCCAGCTGCAAAAAGTGAAGATTTTCACGAACAACATAATTTACAAGCTCATTGAGGATTTTGAAAAATGGAAAATCGATGAAGCCAGGAGGATAGAGGCCAGCGCAGTTGACCTCCTGACTAGGCCGTGCAAGATTGAGCTGATGAGAAATTACGTCTTCAGGCAAAGCAATCCGGCAATCTTGGGGATTGAGGTCCTGTCAGGCACGCTCAAATCAGACATGCCATTGATGAAAAATGGCCATGCATTGACATCCGCCAGGAGCATCCAGCATGAAAAAGAGACCGTAAGCCAGGCTGAGAAGGGGAAGCAGATGGCGGTTTCAATGGATGGTGTGACCGTGGGGAGGCAGATAGTTGAGGGGGACATCCTTTACAGCGCAATCCCGGAAGCAGATTTCAGGAAACTAAAAGAGCTGAAAAAATACCTTTCCAAAGATGAGATGGAAACATTGAAGGAGATTGCCGGCATCATGAGAAAGGAAAATCCGATATGGGGCGTTTAA
- a CDS encoding tRNA (guanine(10)-N(2))-dimethyltransferase, which translates to MLSIIKEGKAVLKVPTGEKISSSLAVFYNPVMKFNRDISVLLLQCLGRKNLSFADILSASGARGIRLALELKKGIIGTMVLNDQSKKAFGNIRQNLSLNGLGKDRRIAVKNMDANELLQDSSGFDVIDIDPFGSPNFFLWNSLKKIKRNGILAVTATDTGALAGAFPEAGIRKYWAIPLKNEFMHETGLRILARKVQLVASQLDRAAVPILSFYRDHYYRIIFRIEHGARKADKAMRGYKCILYCRNCTSRWVINEMSPAKTGNIGKDSKCCKDPKFEKAGPMWCNAMGDPGLADKMAAKSANEKDRKFLSVLASEYKSGIVGFYDIHRICKISHLEIPRKEDLRNALIKQGNQSVATHVSGTAIKTDASLHSIIRTIRSLNRKKK; encoded by the coding sequence ATGCTGTCAATCATCAAGGAAGGAAAAGCAGTTCTAAAAGTCCCCACAGGCGAAAAGATTTCAAGCAGCCTGGCGGTATTTTACAATCCTGTCATGAAATTCAACAGGGACATTTCTGTTCTGCTGCTGCAATGCCTTGGAAGGAAGAACCTCTCATTTGCTGATATTCTTTCTGCAAGCGGTGCCCGGGGAATAAGGCTTGCTCTTGAGCTTAAGAAAGGCATTATTGGAACCATGGTCTTGAATGACCAGAGCAAAAAGGCCTTTGGAAATATCAGGCAAAACCTAAGTCTTAATGGGCTGGGAAAGGACAGGCGGATTGCTGTAAAAAACATGGACGCCAATGAATTGCTGCAGGATTCTTCAGGATTTGATGTGATTGACATTGACCCATTCGGCAGCCCTAATTTTTTTTTGTGGAATTCACTGAAAAAAATAAAGCGGAATGGCATCCTTGCAGTAACAGCCACTGATACTGGCGCATTGGCAGGTGCATTCCCTGAAGCAGGCATCAGGAAGTACTGGGCCATTCCGCTCAAGAATGAGTTTATGCACGAAACTGGATTGAGGATTCTTGCAAGAAAGGTGCAGCTGGTCGCATCCCAGCTTGACAGGGCTGCTGTTCCAATCCTTTCTTTTTACAGGGACCATTATTACCGGATTATTTTCAGGATAGAGCACGGTGCCAGGAAGGCAGATAAGGCAATGCGCGGGTATAAATGCATTTTGTATTGCAGAAATTGCACAAGCAGGTGGGTAATAAATGAAATGTCCCCTGCAAAAACAGGTAATATTGGCAAGGATTCAAAATGCTGCAAGGACCCCAAATTCGAAAAGGCAGGGCCGATGTGGTGCAATGCCATGGGAGACCCGGGCCTGGCTGATAAGATGGCTGCCAAATCTGCAAATGAAAAAGACAGGAAATTCCTGTCTGTCCTTGCTTCCGAATATAAATCAGGGATAGTTGGGTTCTATGACATCCACAGGATTTGCAAAATAAGCCATCTTGAGATTCCGCGAAAGGAAGATTTGCGCAATGCTTTAATAAAACAGGGAAACCAGTCAGTGGCAACCCATGTCTCAGGAACAGCGATAAAAACTGATGCCAGCCTTCATAGCATTATAAGAACAATTAGGTCTTTGAACAGGAAAAAGAAATAA
- a CDS encoding elongation factor 1-beta — MATVVVTLKIMPVSPDTDLKFIENKASEEISKFGGKVGKVEVVPIAFGLKAINLIFVMDESKGATDSLEESVAGIEGVNSVEVTDVRRTIG, encoded by the coding sequence ATGGCAACAGTAGTAGTAACCCTGAAAATCATGCCGGTCAGCCCGGATACAGACCTCAAATTTATTGAAAATAAAGCTTCTGAAGAAATTTCCAAATTTGGCGGCAAAGTCGGCAAAGTTGAGGTTGTGCCAATAGCATTTGGCCTCAAGGCCATAAACCTCATTTTTGTAATGGATGAAAGCAAAGGTGCGACTGACTCTCTTGAGGAAAGTGTAGCTGGCATCGAAGGGGTAAATTCTGTTGAAGTGACTGATGTCAGAAGGACAATCGGATAA
- a CDS encoding RNA-binding protein — MEDIVCISTKKKVTNTEGVSQFDCPSCGKHRIVRSRHARVIAAKYKCPQCGFEGPN, encoded by the coding sequence ATGGAAGACATTGTCTGCATTTCAACCAAGAAAAAAGTGACTAATACTGAGGGTGTGTCCCAATTTGACTGCCCTTCATGCGGGAAGCACAGGATAGTGCGGTCAAGGCATGCCAGGGTAATAGCAGCAAAATACAAATGCCCACAGTGCGGATTTGAGGGGCCAAACTAG
- a CDS encoding DUF460 domain-containing protein: MSSERQRSLLILGVDPGTTLGFAVLNLEGRCIKVGSAKDFGLPRLVLDVIQLGRIVVVATDKKKTPLSVAKVAASLGARVICPAYDLSLEEKRQLLDDYRQSDESIHAANAHQKDALASALHAFKQVRNSLAKIDVFVKEYSEDRLAVRLRESILKNSNLSYHSTAESIIAQDFAAKGTTSNTESGLIKNADPGFENADVKDIAGKLEFARQKIQRLRQEISLLIKSNKGLRQSLEQQGLKLAKYQQEPLISGFKDGDKKRHFHNAQIQKIQMVLKFRENRIRQLEKSLALQKDHLQQQARTAEKFTDFLASMHGKILVKRVRSLGLAELSETIAKLKIGENDYILLDSADSMSQKSLDLLSGKIRGIISDSGNKALREKFTLIPRNKISLHVLGDFALADAKQLESLAVREDLIDRLVDEYRKDRK, translated from the coding sequence TTGTCATCTGAAAGGCAGCGCAGCCTGCTTATTTTGGGAGTGGACCCGGGCACTACCCTCGGGTTTGCAGTTTTAAATCTGGAAGGCAGATGCATTAAGGTAGGCTCTGCCAAGGATTTCGGGCTTCCAAGGCTTGTCCTTGATGTCATCCAGCTTGGCCGGATAGTTGTGGTTGCAACTGATAAAAAGAAAACGCCCCTGTCAGTAGCCAAAGTGGCGGCCAGCCTTGGCGCCAGGGTAATCTGCCCGGCTTATGATCTCTCCTTGGAGGAAAAAAGGCAGCTTCTGGATGATTACAGGCAATCTGATGAATCAATCCATGCGGCCAATGCGCACCAAAAAGACGCCTTGGCTTCTGCGCTCCATGCATTCAAGCAGGTCAGAAATTCCCTTGCCAAGATAGATGTTTTTGTAAAGGAATACAGCGAAGACCGCCTTGCGGTCAGATTACGGGAAAGCATTCTTAAAAATTCAAATCTCAGCTACCATAGCACCGCAGAAAGCATTATTGCGCAGGATTTCGCGGCCAAGGGCACAACCAGCAATACTGAATCGGGGCTCATCAAAAATGCAGACCCTGGTTTTGAAAATGCGGATGTTAAGGATATTGCCGGCAAGCTGGAATTTGCCAGGCAAAAAATACAAAGGCTCAGGCAGGAAATTTCTCTTCTCATCAAATCAAATAAGGGTCTGAGGCAAAGCCTTGAACAGCAAGGGCTTAAGCTCGCCAAGTATCAGCAGGAACCGCTTATTTCTGGCTTTAAGGATGGTGATAAAAAGCGCCATTTCCACAATGCCCAAATTCAAAAAATCCAAATGGTGTTAAAATTCCGGGAAAACAGGATAAGGCAGCTGGAAAAAAGCCTGGCCCTGCAAAAAGACCATCTTCAGCAGCAGGCAAGAACAGCGGAAAAGTTCACTGATTTTTTGGCCTCCATGCATGGGAAAATCCTGGTCAAGAGAGTCAGGAGCCTTGGCCTGGCAGAGCTCAGTGAAACAATAGCTAAACTTAAAATCGGGGAAAATGATTATATCCTGCTTGATTCAGCAGACTCCATGAGCCAAAAGTCGCTTGACCTATTATCCGGAAAAATCAGGGGGATTATAAGCGATTCAGGCAATAAGGCTCTCCGCGAAAAATTCACCCTCATCCCGCGCAACAAGATTTCATTGCATGTTTTGGGCGATTTTGCCCTGGCCGATGCCAAGCAGCTTGAGTCCCTGGCAGTCCGGGAGGACTTAATTGACAGGCTGGTTGATGAATATCGGAAGGATAGGAAGTAA
- a CDS encoding signal peptidase I — protein sequence MDKQQGEKPAEPESKPAIQANLASRKLKLYWKKFWHFIWEDESLLSWLANVALAFILIKFIVYPGFGLVLQTTHPVVAVMSSSMEHGGEFDLWWEKDMAICGQRKPCAQRDFYAGYNISTSMFQGFKFRNGFDTGDIMVIRGTNPEDFKVGDVMVYWGGTETIPIIHRVISITEENGRLYFRTKGDNNAGLNNNEVKIDSKLIVGKALFRVPYLGWVKIGFVNTVAKIGDCFRNGFTGVNGCFARNAAA from the coding sequence ATGGATAAGCAACAAGGCGAGAAACCGGCCGAACCAGAAAGCAAGCCGGCTATTCAGGCAAACCTGGCCTCACGCAAACTGAAGCTATACTGGAAAAAATTCTGGCATTTTATATGGGAAGATGAATCCCTGTTGAGCTGGCTGGCCAATGTGGCGCTGGCATTTATCTTAATCAAGTTCATAGTCTATCCAGGGTTTGGCCTGGTTTTGCAGACAACCCACCCTGTTGTTGCTGTAATGTCTTCTTCCATGGAGCATGGTGGGGAATTCGACCTGTGGTGGGAAAAGGACATGGCCATCTGCGGGCAGAGAAAGCCATGCGCCCAGCGTGATTTTTATGCTGGCTATAACATCAGCACATCGATGTTTCAGGGATTTAAATTCCGCAATGGATTTGATACTGGGGACATCATGGTCATCAGGGGCACCAATCCAGAGGATTTTAAGGTTGGCGATGTCATGGTTTACTGGGGCGGCACTGAAACCATCCCCATAATCCACAGGGTAATCTCGATCACCGAGGAGAATGGCAGGCTTTATTTCCGCACAAAAGGCGACAATAATGCAGGCTTGAACAACAATGAGGTCAAAATCGACAGCAAGCTCATAGTGGGCAAGGCCTTGTTCAGGGTACCCTACCTCGGCTGGGTGAAAATAGGCTTTGTCAACACGGTTGCCAAAATTGGCGACTGCTTTAGGAACGGATTTACAGGGGTGAACGGATGTTTTGCAAGAAATGCGGCGGCCTGA
- a CDS encoding transcription factor S, whose product MFCKKCGGLMLPSKSKKGLACASCGHSDKNSETNVRISEKGNHSKAIEVIEKSETEMLPKIRATCNKCKNEEAFYWHVQTRAADEPETRFNRCTKCGHTWRSYG is encoded by the coding sequence ATGTTTTGCAAGAAATGCGGCGGCCTGATGCTGCCAAGCAAGTCAAAGAAGGGACTGGCCTGCGCTTCATGCGGCCATTCTGACAAGAACTCAGAGACAAATGTCAGGATCAGCGAAAAAGGCAACCACAGCAAGGCAATTGAGGTAATTGAAAAAAGCGAGACAGAAATGCTGCCAAAAATTCGCGCGACCTGCAATAAATGCAAAAACGAAGAGGCTTTTTACTGGCATGTTCAAACAAGGGCTGCAGACGAGCCTGAAACCAGGTTTAACAGGTGCACAAAATGCGGCCATACCTGGAGGAGCTATGGTTGA
- a CDS encoding ribonuclease H-like domain-containing protein, translated as MIRRSFIFLDRISAKTEKNLWNQGIKGWQDFLGAGYIQGLSMPRKKHYDRFLLEAQKRLYNFDSAFFKGKLPSSETWRLYDFFKDQAAFLDIETSGLEENSYITMIGIFDGIECKPFIRGINLDAVSLAKELSKYKLLVTFNGSTFDLPIISKKLPGALPDVPHIDLRHACAKVGLKGGLKSIERELGIRRSNPIIERMYGGDAITMWRMFRGSGDEHYLRLLVEYNEEDCINMKSIANKVYERLCQATIKRMEKENYNGEHK; from the coding sequence ATGATCAGGCGAAGCTTCATTTTTCTGGACAGAATCAGCGCCAAGACTGAAAAAAATTTGTGGAACCAGGGAATTAAGGGCTGGCAGGACTTCCTGGGCGCTGGCTATATCCAGGGCCTGTCAATGCCGAGAAAAAAGCACTATGACCGGTTTCTCCTGGAAGCCCAAAAAAGGCTTTACAATTTTGATTCAGCATTTTTCAAGGGAAAGCTGCCTTCTTCTGAAACATGGCGGCTTTATGATTTTTTCAAGGACCAGGCCGCATTCCTGGACATTGAGACAAGCGGGCTTGAAGAGAATTCCTATATAACGATGATCGGGATTTTCGACGGGATAGAGTGCAAGCCGTTCATCAGGGGCATTAACCTGGATGCGGTTTCTCTCGCAAAAGAGCTTTCAAAATACAAGCTTCTTGTCACCTTCAACGGTTCGACTTTTGACCTGCCAATAATCAGCAAAAAGCTTCCAGGGGCGCTGCCTGATGTTCCCCACATTGACTTGAGGCATGCATGCGCAAAGGTGGGGCTGAAAGGCGGCCTAAAATCCATAGAGCGCGAGCTTGGAATCAGGAGAAGCAATCCAATCATCGAGAGAATGTATGGCGGGGATGCAATCACAATGTGGAGAATGTTCAGGGGCAGCGGCGACGAGCACTACCTGCGGCTCCTGGTGGAATACAATGAGGAGGACTGCATCAACATGAAAAGCATTGCAAACAAGGTCTATGAAAGGCTCTGCCAGGCAACAATCAAGCGCATGGAAAAAGAAAATTATAATGGGGAGCATAAATAA
- a CDS encoding FAD synthase, whose protein sequence is MVFGTFDILHPGHFYLFEQAKKLGNFLIVVVGRDETVRKVKGKMPKHDENERLLGVSKNPIVDKAVLGNLDDPYKVIEEHHPDIICLGYDQESYIANGLQDELIKRSLTAKIVKIGPHKEDVYKSSKITD, encoded by the coding sequence ATGGTATTCGGCACATTCGACATACTGCATCCCGGCCATTTTTATCTTTTTGAGCAGGCAAAGAAGCTGGGAAACTTCCTCATAGTTGTTGTTGGAAGGGATGAGACAGTTAGGAAAGTAAAAGGCAAAATGCCAAAGCACGACGAGAATGAAAGGCTTTTGGGCGTTTCCAAAAATCCCATTGTAGACAAGGCTGTGCTTGGAAATTTGGATGACCCTTACAAGGTCATTGAAGAACATCATCCTGATATAATATGCCTTGGCTATGACCAGGAGTCCTACATTGCGAATGGGCTGCAAGATGAGCTCATAAAAAGAAGCTTGACTGCAAAGATAGTGAAGATTGGGCCGCACAAGGAAGATGTGTACAAAAGCTCTAAAATAACGGATTGA
- a CDS encoding prepilin peptidase: MVVELIYALVFLALAAASVTDMRTREVPDWLSYALIAAGIGIRCIDSLITLSWQPIIEGLFGFGAMLALSMGMFYSGQWGGGDTKLLIGIGAMLGLKLDFSSTLVSFLINLVIFGALYSMAFSTILVARHWKKFRMEFSKLLHNHSYALIRKMTTILLAVLLVAIIFINDSLFRLLILLLMTLTFASYYIWVGVKSIELSCMHKLVDPEKLTEGDWIVNDVKVDGKYICGPKDLGIEMQQIKKLIALKKRGKIRKVLMKEGIPFVPSFLLAFAVTIFLGNIFIWLSLF; encoded by the coding sequence ATGGTTGTCGAGCTGATTTATGCACTGGTTTTTCTGGCCTTGGCGGCGGCATCAGTTACAGATATGCGTACCCGGGAAGTGCCGGACTGGCTCAGCTATGCCCTTATTGCAGCTGGCATAGGGATAAGATGCATTGATTCTCTCATAACACTGAGCTGGCAGCCGATTATTGAAGGCCTTTTTGGCTTTGGTGCCATGCTTGCCCTCTCCATGGGAATGTTCTATTCAGGCCAATGGGGCGGAGGGGATACAAAACTGCTTATTGGAATAGGGGCCATGCTCGGCTTAAAGCTGGATTTCAGCTCAACATTGGTCAGCTTCCTCATAAATCTTGTAATTTTCGGTGCCCTTTACAGCATGGCTTTCAGCACAATCCTCGTGGCAAGGCACTGGAAAAAATTTCGAATGGAGTTTTCAAAACTTCTGCACAACCATTCTTACGCCCTCATCAGAAAAATGACAACAATTTTGCTTGCTGTCCTGCTTGTCGCCATTATTTTCATCAATGATTCCCTTTTCAGGCTGCTGATCCTTTTGCTGATGACGCTGACATTTGCGAGCTACTATATTTGGGTCGGTGTCAAGTCAATTGAACTGTCCTGCATGCACAAACTGGTTGACCCTGAAAAACTCACAGAGGGCGACTGGATTGTGAACGACGTAAAAGTCGATGGGAAATACATCTGCGGCCCAAAAGATCTCGGAATTGAAATGCAGCAAATAAAGAAACTCATTGCCCTTAAGAAGCGGGGCAAGATAAGAAAAGTGCTCATGAAGGAGGGCATACCATTTGTCCCGAGTTTCCTGCTCGCATTTGCAGTCACAATCTTCCTGGGCAATATTTTCATCTGGCTTTCCTTATTCTGA
- a CDS encoding EamA family transporter, protein MGQDDGKLYNAATYGLPSMNKYYIYAMAAPLIWGTMGIFVRMVNLPGHAVYFFVALIMLVIMTAWLIAEGKLLPFFKKKNLRLPLSMGFFALMTNITYFWAFNLTTIASATLVHYIAPVLVMLFAPLILHETVGKKTWLPLGLGLAGLSIMLQPGSATIPSGQILGFILAFVSAITYALTTIYNRLTLHAGFEWKELVFSQMFVSVVLLLPFILYSPPTLTSSMIFPILTMSMVHQGIAVIFILKALDKIKAQTVAIISYLEPLSAVIFAGLFLGEVPATYVFIGGAVILASSYISVRSASSS, encoded by the coding sequence ATGGGACAAGACGATGGCAAGCTTTATAATGCAGCCACCTATGGTTTGCCCAGCATGAACAAATATTACATTTATGCAATGGCAGCCCCATTAATCTGGGGCACAATGGGCATTTTTGTGCGAATGGTCAACCTGCCAGGCCATGCCGTTTATTTCTTTGTTGCACTTATTATGCTGGTGATCATGACCGCATGGCTTATAGCCGAGGGCAAATTGCTTCCATTTTTCAAAAAGAAAAATCTCAGGCTTCCATTATCTATGGGATTTTTCGCGCTTATGACCAACATCACCTATTTTTGGGCGTTCAATCTGACCACAATCGCATCAGCAACCTTGGTGCACTATATCGCACCTGTGCTGGTCATGCTTTTTGCGCCGTTAATCCTGCATGAAACAGTAGGAAAAAAGACGTGGCTGCCTTTGGGGCTCGGCCTGGCCGGGCTGTCTATCATGTTGCAGCCTGGCTCTGCCACAATTCCAAGTGGGCAAATCCTCGGCTTTATTCTTGCATTTGTATCTGCAATTACATATGCATTGACAACTATTTACAACCGCTTGACACTGCATGCAGGATTCGAATGGAAAGAATTGGTATTTTCCCAGATGTTTGTTTCAGTTGTTTTGCTCCTGCCTTTCATCCTCTATTCGCCGCCAACTCTAACCTCAAGTATGATTTTCCCCATTCTCACAATGAGCATGGTTCATCAGGGCATTGCGGTTATTTTCATTCTCAAGGCACTTGACAAAATCAAGGCTCAGACAGTCGCAATAATATCCTATCTTGAGCCTCTGTCAGCAGTGATTTTTGCAGGATTGTTCCTGGGCGAAGTTCCAGCAACCTATGTTTTCATTGGCGGGGCTGTAATATTGGCTTCCAGCTATATTTCTGTAAGAAGCGCAAGCTCGTCATAA
- a CDS encoding ribbon-helix-helix protein, CopG family: MEAITIKMENAILDEIDQKLEEHRYSTRTEFIRDAIREKLSDLDKEKILRNLSMLKGSSKRKTSDAKLHSVRDKAFALLEKKFK, encoded by the coding sequence ATGGAAGCAATAACCATAAAGATGGAAAACGCAATATTGGATGAGATAGACCAAAAGCTGGAAGAGCACAGGTATAGTACCAGAACTGAGTTCATCAGGGACGCGATAAGGGAAAAACTCTCAGATTTAGACAAAGAAAAAATACTTAGGAATTTGTCCATGCTAAAGGGCTCATCCAAGAGAAAAACAAGTGATGCCAAATTGCATTCTGTGAGGGACAAAGCCTTTGCACTCCTCGAAAAGAAGTTTAAATGA
- a CDS encoding PIN domain-containing protein yields the protein MESTEKQTGKAKDLSSKRKVPKADALHAVLARDNKAVLVTLDKHFKKLSDISKPKRPQDLI from the coding sequence GTGGAATCAACAGAAAAACAAACTGGAAAAGCGAAAGATTTGTCATCGAAGAGGAAAGTGCCGAAAGCCGATGCTCTGCATGCCGTTCTTGCAAGAGACAACAAGGCTGTGTTGGTGACGTTGGATAAGCATTTTAAGAAATTGTCCGACATCTCCAAGCCGAAAAGACCTCAGGACCTCATTTAA
- the ftsZ gene encoding cell division protein FtsZ, whose translation MDFVVENALKTGSNSKSDNLDVGQANIKVIGCGGAGNNMVSWLYTKGVKGAEIIACNTDQQHINISEADRKFLLGKEVTRGLGCGGFPEKGMEAAKESLQEIKEALKGSDMVFVCAGMGGGTGTGSAPIVAGVARDAGAIVIGTVTMPFKIERARVDKAEFGLQQLRQVSDTVIVIDNNRLVQIAGNLPIRQAFAVANELIATMIRGIVETIALPSLVNLDYADVKAIMTNGGVAAIGVGASDTNNRVEEAVKGALANPLLDINYEGATGALIHVEGGPDMTLDDINQIGELVTENLDDDANVIWGARVNEEMKGRITVMTIVTGVKSPWILGKADSRKKAAARAPVTEVMDDELGIEIVQ comes from the coding sequence ATGGACTTCGTCGTTGAAAACGCATTAAAGACAGGAAGCAACAGCAAAAGCGACAATTTGGATGTTGGGCAGGCCAACATAAAGGTTATCGGCTGTGGTGGAGCAGGCAATAACATGGTCAGCTGGCTTTACACCAAAGGTGTGAAGGGGGCTGAGATAATAGCGTGCAATACTGATCAACAGCATATCAATATCAGTGAAGCTGATAGAAAATTCTTGCTGGGGAAAGAGGTCACCCGTGGCCTTGGATGCGGCGGATTTCCAGAAAAAGGCATGGAAGCTGCCAAAGAGTCTCTCCAGGAGATAAAGGAAGCGCTCAAGGGTTCTGACATGGTGTTCGTGTGCGCCGGCATGGGAGGAGGCACCGGAACAGGCTCTGCCCCGATAGTGGCAGGCGTTGCCAGGGATGCAGGAGCAATAGTGATTGGAACAGTGACAATGCCCTTCAAAATTGAGAGGGCAAGGGTAGACAAGGCAGAGTTTGGCTTGCAGCAACTACGACAGGTTTCAGACACAGTAATAGTCATTGACAACAACAGGCTGGTACAGATTGCAGGCAACTTGCCAATTCGACAGGCTTTTGCAGTGGCCAATGAATTGATAGCGACGATGATAAGAGGGATTGTGGAAACAATCGCCTTGCCAAGCCTTGTGAACCTGGACTACGCGGATGTCAAAGCGATTATGACCAACGGCGGCGTCGCTGCCATAGGCGTCGGAGCATCCGACACAAACAACAGGGTTGAAGAAGCAGTCAAAGGCGCACTCGCGAACCCTTTGCTCGACATAAATTATGAGGGAGCAACAGGAGCCTTGATCCATGTGGAAGGCGGGCCGGACATGACCCTCGACGACATCAACCAGATTGGAGAGCTGGTCACAGAGAACCTGGACGACGATGCAAATGTCATCTGGGGAGCCAGGGTCAATGAGGAGATGAAAGGCAGGATAACAGTCATGACAATCGTGACTGGCGTCAAATCTCCGTGGATACTCGGAAAAGCTGACAGCAGGAAAAAGGCGGCTGCAAGGGCGCCTGTAACCGAGGTGATGGATGACGAATTGGGCATAGAGATTGTCCAATGA